The Ruania alba genome has a window encoding:
- a CDS encoding YccF domain-containing protein — MRTLLNLIWLVFAGFWLAVGYAVAGVICCILIVTIPFGIASFRMANYVLWPFGREVVRRPDAGAGSTIGNIIWFIVAGWWLVIEHIVTAIPLFITIIGIPMGWANLKLIPISLTPFGREIVETHRPFAS; from the coding sequence GTGCGCACCCTGCTGAATCTCATCTGGCTTGTCTTCGCGGGCTTCTGGCTGGCCGTCGGCTACGCAGTCGCTGGGGTGATCTGCTGCATCCTGATCGTCACCATCCCGTTCGGGATCGCCTCGTTCCGGATGGCCAACTATGTGCTGTGGCCGTTCGGACGTGAGGTCGTGCGCAGGCCGGACGCCGGTGCGGGGTCGACGATCGGGAACATCATCTGGTTCATCGTTGCCGGATGGTGGCTGGTGATCGAGCACATCGTCACGGCGATCCCGCTGTTCATCACCATCATCGGCATCCCGATGGGCTGGGCGAACCTCAAGCTCATCCCGATCTCACTCACCCCGTTCGGGCGCGAGATCGTGGAGACGCATCGGCCGTTCGCGAGCTGA
- a CDS encoding pentapeptide repeat-containing protein, translating to MGPEELCGATLTNHDLTGEVWIGAEIDELELDSSSLRRLRAAEGTWERCTFTDCDLTGADLAGLTTRDTGLVRCTLDGARLTGSSWLRSRMREVRATEVVADLLSAHSATWTDVTFTDATLRQIDLSGARLQRVRFIDCDLSEARFAGLRAEQVTMTGCRLERISGVDALRGVSMTHGDAVSGLGSFAEHLGITLTEEGR from the coding sequence GTGGGACCTGAGGAGTTGTGCGGCGCGACGTTGACCAATCACGACCTCACCGGCGAGGTGTGGATCGGTGCCGAGATCGACGAGCTCGAGCTGGACAGCTCCTCGTTGCGGCGGCTCCGGGCAGCCGAGGGCACCTGGGAGCGCTGCACCTTCACCGACTGCGACCTCACCGGTGCCGACCTCGCGGGACTGACCACCCGGGACACCGGACTGGTCCGGTGCACCCTCGACGGCGCCCGGCTCACCGGGTCCTCCTGGTTGCGGTCGCGGATGCGGGAGGTGAGGGCCACCGAGGTCGTCGCCGACCTGCTCTCCGCGCACAGCGCCACCTGGACCGATGTGACGTTCACCGACGCGACCCTGCGCCAGATCGACCTCAGCGGCGCCCGGCTGCAGCGGGTCCGATTCATCGACTGCGACCTGTCCGAGGCGCGCTTCGCCGGGTTGCGGGCCGAGCAGGTGACCATGACCGGCTGCCGTCTGGAACGGATCTCCGGGGTGGACGCGTTGCGCGGGGTGTCGATGACCCACGGGGACGCGGTGAGTGGGCTCGGCTCGTTCGCCGAGCACCTCGGCATCACGCTCACCGAGGAGGGCCGATGA